TGGTGAAAGTGAACCTGACTGCCAGTAATATCGACGAAACCGGTATCCCTAACGGTAATACTGCCGGTTCTGATGGTCAGCTGATCATTCACGCACTGATGGCAAATCCTACCCGTTCAGTATTTGATTCACTGGGTAACTATACCAACTTCAACATGAATGCTCACTATAACCCGGCTTATCTGCTGAGCATTTATAAGGATAAGACCAATACCTTCCGTGTGCTGGGTAACGTTGAAGCGGCCTTCAGACTGGCGAAAGGTTTGAACTATCGCTTAAACTATGGTATTGATAAATCCAATTCTGAGCGTAACTCCACTATCTGGCCAAATATTACGGACAGAACTCCACTGGGTGCTTACGTACAGAATAACCTGCAGTCATATACCACACTGCTCGACCAATACCTGACCTATAACAAATCATTCAACAAGCACTCACTGGAACTACTGGGTGGTTTCTCCTATCAGCAGTTTAAATTCGCTGGTACGGCCTTCGGTATGCAGAATATCGCTAAACAGGGACAGGGTGTTGATCCTGAATACAACCCTGGTTACGCCGGTACGCCGATCGTTCCAAGTGGTTTCGCACAGGAGAATGAATTACAGTCTTACTTCGGTCGTGTAAATTATAACTACGATAACCGTTACCTGGTAACCGCTTCCCTTCGTGCAGATGGTTCCACCCGTTTCGGTGAAAGCAAAAAATATGGTTACTTCCCATCCTTCGCTTTAGGCTGGACGCTGTCCCAGGAGGGTTTCATGAAAGATATCAGCGCTATTCAGAACTTAAAACTGAGAGCCAGCTGGGGGCAGACCGGTAACCAGGAAGTACCTAACAAGATCACCCAGGCGAGCTACTCACTGGCTACAACAGCGGGTTATTACCTGAACGATGATATGAAGATCGTGAACGGAGTACTCGTTAACCGTACCGCTAACCCGAACCTGAAATGGGAAATGGTGGAACAGTATAACATCGGTGTGGACTTCGACCTGTTTAAAGGTAAATTATATGGTTCACTGGAGTACTATAATAAGACGACCAAAGACCCTATCCTGAACATTCCTTCTGGTCCGCTGAGCCCGACCACTACCGTTTGGAAGAACGTAGACGCGAGCATCGTGAACAAAGGTTTCGAGTTCATGCTGGGTACTACCCTGATCCGTACCAAAGACTTCACCTGGTCACTGGATGTGAACGGTTCTACTGTGGCGAATACTATCAAAGACCTGCCGGTTTCTGAACTGTATTCCGGTAGCATCTCCGGCCCTGGTCTCTCTGGCGTAAACGCTAACATCTATAAGAATGGCTACGAAGCAGGTTCATTCTTCATGCTGAAACACCTGGGTTATGATAAGGATGGTAAAGATATCTTCCAGGACAGGAACAACGATGGCGTTATCAACGCTGCTGACCGCCAGATCTTCGAAGGTGCTATTCCTAACTTTAACTTCGGTCTGAACAGCCAGCTGCGCTACAAGAAATTCGACCTGGCACTGGCCGTGATCGGACAAACTGGTGGCTACCTGGTAAACAATACTGCACTGGACCTGAACATCAACAGCCTTGCATCTGACCGCAACGTACTGAGAAAATTCTATGAAGCAGGTGCAAATCCAGCTAACTCTGTGCAGTTGTCTACACTCTACCTCGAGAAATCTGACTTCGTACGTTTAAGCAGCCTGCGCCTCGGTTATACATTCCAGTTTGATCGCCTCGCATGGTTAAAATCAGCTAATCTTTATGTAAGTGGTTCAAACCTGCTCACCCTCACCGGTTACTCTGGTTATGATCCGCTGGTGAACACTACCAAAACTGTTGGTGGTAACCAGTCCCTGGGTATCGATTACACCACTTATCCGGCTGCAAAAGCATTCCTGGTAGGTGCAACTGTTAAATTTTAAGCGATAAGAATCCGATCATGAAAAAGAAATCATTCAAAATATATAAATACGCCTGTATCGCACTGACCGCCGCAATGGTAGGTGTAGGTTGTACCGACCTGAAAGAGCAGGTGATCGACGAGGTACTGGGTTCCAATAACTCTAATCCTGAAAACGCGCTGGCAGCCGCATACGGCCAGATGGGCGATGCAACGTTCGTTGACCACGGTAACGTATTCGCTTTACAGGAATATTCTACCGACGAAGCTATCCTGCCTACCCGTGGTAGTGACTGGGGGGATGGTGGTGTATGGCGTGCTATACACGAATTTACCTGGGCACCGGATAACTCTGTAGTGAACAATACCTGGAACAACCTGAATGCAGGTATTACCAAGTCCCTGACTGCTATCGGTACTATTGAGAGCAGACCAGACTTCACCAACAAGAAGCTGTTCCTGGCAGAAGCAAAAGCGATGCTGGCCTTCTATACGTTCCATACACTGGACCTGTACGGACAGGCTCCTTACCGTGATCCGTCAAACGTGAATGCGCCGGTAACGGTTAGAAAAGCAGCTACTGCTATCGATGAGCTGATCAAAGAAGTAGAAGCCCTGGTGCCTGATCTGGCTAACCTGAAAGAACAGGGCACGCACAATGGTCGTTTCACCAAACAGGCCGCTTATGCGCTGCTGGCTGACATGTACCTGAACCGTGCGGTATTCAAAGATCGCTACGCTGCTACCTTCAATTTTAAAGAAGCGGCTGTAAGCGGCACCGGTACTGATATGGACAAAGTGATTGAATACACTTCCCTGCTGATTAATAATAATCAGTTCTCCCTGGAAAGTAACTATTTCAAGAACTTTGATATGGATAACGCTGGTCGTCCTGAGCTGATCTTTGTAGTGACGCAGATCAAGAATACACTCCGTAACAGCGATAACGACTTCGCTTATATGTCTATGGAGAGAAACCAGAAGCCTTCTCCTAGTAACAGGGGAACCAATGCTTCCTGTATCACTCCCCAGTTTTACGATACATGGGACGGTAACCATGACGATCCGCGTTTCTCCCGTCACTACAGATATTCAGACGGTACATGGTTCATGAACGATGGTACTGACGTTAGCGTACCTGCTACCAGCATCGTACCTAACAGTGCACAGTTACCATGGTTCCACTTTAACCGCGGCTTGCAGGTAGGTCAGCAGTATGGTCCTAAACTGGTATCAAATACTGCGTTCGAAATGACCGCCGATGGTCGTATCAAGGTAAGTAAACTTTTCTGCGAAAAGAATACTACTTTGGCGATGGACTTCACACCGGCACTGGTGTTTGACAATCCTGCACAGGCTATCTTCACACAGGCACAGATC
The DNA window shown above is from Chitinophaga agri and carries:
- a CDS encoding SusC/RagA family TonB-linked outer membrane protein, which encodes MNKQFLLMVAVWLSAVSPSMANAAGHFVYDQVTRQEPIRGVVLGSDGTPIPGASVKSLTSNKGTTTNERGEFTLQAAAGDKLVITFIGYTRQEVTATSTPMRITLTGSNSQLGEVVVVGYGSQTKADVTGALTQLKADNIKQGVTVSVDNMLQGKVSGVRIAQSSGEPGAGVDVFIRGVGSIRSGSTPLFVVDGIPLSNDNVSAGGTDFGLGSSEPKNPLNFLNTSDIETITVLKDASAAAIYGARGSNGVVLITTKRGSKGASTLTYDTYLGTSKVIKKLDVLNADEYRKAIKDPAYDHGSNTDWQDVIYRNAFVQNHNLSFAKTTNTGSYMASLSHMDQDGIVETSSFKRTTARLNAEESFFDDRRLVVKVNLTASNIDETGIPNGNTAGSDGQLIIHALMANPTRSVFDSLGNYTNFNMNAHYNPAYLLSIYKDKTNTFRVLGNVEAAFRLAKGLNYRLNYGIDKSNSERNSTIWPNITDRTPLGAYVQNNLQSYTTLLDQYLTYNKSFNKHSLELLGGFSYQQFKFAGTAFGMQNIAKQGQGVDPEYNPGYAGTPIVPSGFAQENELQSYFGRVNYNYDNRYLVTASLRADGSTRFGESKKYGYFPSFALGWTLSQEGFMKDISAIQNLKLRASWGQTGNQEVPNKITQASYSLATTAGYYLNDDMKIVNGVLVNRTANPNLKWEMVEQYNIGVDFDLFKGKLYGSLEYYNKTTKDPILNIPSGPLSPTTTVWKNVDASIVNKGFEFMLGTTLIRTKDFTWSLDVNGSTVANTIKDLPVSELYSGSISGPGLSGVNANIYKNGYEAGSFFMLKHLGYDKDGKDIFQDRNNDGVINAADRQIFEGAIPNFNFGLNSQLRYKKFDLALAVIGQTGGYLVNNTALDLNINSLASDRNVLRKFYEAGANPANSVQLSTLYLEKSDFVRLSSLRLGYTFQFDRLAWLKSANLYVSGSNLLTLTGYSGYDPLVNTTKTVGGNQSLGIDYTTYPAAKAFLVGATVKF
- a CDS encoding RagB/SusD family nutrient uptake outer membrane protein, whose translation is MKKKSFKIYKYACIALTAAMVGVGCTDLKEQVIDEVLGSNNSNPENALAAAYGQMGDATFVDHGNVFALQEYSTDEAILPTRGSDWGDGGVWRAIHEFTWAPDNSVVNNTWNNLNAGITKSLTAIGTIESRPDFTNKKLFLAEAKAMLAFYTFHTLDLYGQAPYRDPSNVNAPVTVRKAATAIDELIKEVEALVPDLANLKEQGTHNGRFTKQAAYALLADMYLNRAVFKDRYAATFNFKEAAVSGTGTDMDKVIEYTSLLINNNQFSLESNYFKNFDMDNAGRPELIFVVTQIKNTLRNSDNDFAYMSMERNQKPSPSNRGTNASCITPQFYDTWDGNHDDPRFSRHYRYSDGTWFMNDGTDVSVPATSIVPNSAQLPWFHFNRGLQVGQQYGPKLVSNTAFEMTADGRIKVSKLFCEKNTTLAMDFTPALVFDNPAQAIFTQAQINQGVRCFKFEFDPERDNGSSNVDIPLYRLGGIYCMRAEAYFRNGQTALALADVNKLRTSRTREELYASAPGKELTALTEQSLYNETGFEMYWEMYRRKAAIRFGKFDLAGTAKKASEPYRRIFPIPQSAMDASKTFTQNDKY